GCCAGCTCGTGCGCCCACATCGAGCTTGCACCAATGTAGTGGACCTTTCCCATCGTGACGAGGTCATGCAGagccttcatcgtctcctcTGGTGGAGTGTTCGGGTCGAAGCGGTGGATTTGTAGCACGTCGATGTAGTCGGTACCCAACCGGCGCAGGGACTCGTTGACTTCGTAAAAGATTGCTTTTCGAGAGAGACCTGGTGGACTTCAACTTCAGCAGAGACCAGATAATCCCTTACCATGCTCACCTCCGCGGTTCGTGTAGTCTTTGCAATCCACTCCCAAATTGCTCATGAACGCCACCACATCgtttttgttgttttcgTCAGCCATGATTCGGCCCACTTTTGTCATTATAACAAGTTTGCGACGCGGAATCTGGTATTGGCGCATTGCCTTGCCGATGATCTCCTCAGAGCAACCGTTTGAGTATACATTTGCTGTATCCCACTTGACCGGACATCAGTCGTACATTGATATATGACGGAGAAATCACTCACCGTGTTGATACCTCGGCTGAATGCGTATTGAAGTAGTTCCAGCGCCTGGTAACTGTATGTGAGCAAGGTCACATAACCTCGAAGACATTCATGCCCTATCAAGAGGCCAGAATGCTGTACTCACCGGCTCTTCGTCAAGCACCCAGTCCCACCATCCAGAGCTTCCAATGCCCATACATCCCATAATTGGATTGGAGATGACCAAACCCCCAACCCGACGGTAGGTAACCTTGGTGTCTGTTATGGCCTGTCGAACACGCTCGGGGACGACTTCGAATGGGGCCATTTTGGACAGTAAATACCTGGTGAGGCTGGCAAACTATTACAAACAGCACCAACTCAATATATCCACTCCGCTGCTATATTGAGTGAAGAAAAGGGGTCGTAGCACTAAGCAACACTACGGTAGCTGATTGGTCGGGGCTGTTGATACCGAGTAGCCCTTAACCGGACCGCTCGGCGACTGGGGCTTGCTATGTCGGCGTGATACCCGGGTCTAGTGCTGATATTTATCCAACAAAGCTTTAGGTAAAATGAAGAGTGTCAGAAAGTTTAGCACACCCTCCTCACCTCTACAATGACCATCGATGTGCCTTTGCGCGCAGAAAGCTGGGGTCCGACAACGGTACGTGGCAAGGCTTAGGTAGCTCAGCCCCGACAATTCTGACACGTCGTTCTTAGGTATCTTTGCTACACCAGACGGTCGGGGAGAACTTTTCACGGCAGGTCAAGCGGTCTCCAGGCCGTATTGCGATCGTAGCCGGAACTCGCCGTGTGTCCTACCAAGAGCTGGATGAGTTGAGCGACGCTCTGGCACAAGGTTTCCTGACATTGGGGCTACGAAGGTCGGATAGAGTTGCTGTCAGCTTGGGTAATTGCATCGAATATGGCGTGGTGAGTACTTTATGATGAAACCATGAGCAATTCAGCTAACCCAAGTCCCGTACTAGATCCTGTATGCATGTCTCAAGATCGGCGCCATAGTTGTGCCTCTCAACCCAGCATATACGCTCGCACAGCTCACTTCGGCCTTGGACCACGTATCCGCGAGTTTGCTTGTGCTGAGCACGGAGATAACCTTGCCTTATCGCAACCCTAAGGCCACAGCCCCGCTGGTCAGTCAGCTATTAGACCACATCTCCCCGTCGTCAAGCCTGCAGCACCTTTTACTCCTTGACAATTCGGATGGTCGGAGTGATATACCTTTCTTTGAGTCTACAGTGGACTACGAGGTACTGTTGGAACAACACCTAGGCACAAAGCTACTACAGCAACATGGTCTCGATGCTGGCAACGTCGCTACCATTCAATTCACATCCGGAACAACCAGCAAACCAAAAGCCGTCTGTCTGACGCATCGAAATATTCTGAACAATGCCTGCTTAGTCGGTCAAGGGATGTGTCTCACTGAAAACGATGTGATATGTTGCCCACCCCCCTTGTACCACTGCTTCGGTCTGGTTTTGGGTCTACTCGCCGCCATGACGCATGGTGAGAGCTTTcctcccagcagcctggaggaagaagtcagTTTTCTAATCTCGATAGGCGCTTCGCTGTTATTCCCGAGTGAGAGTTTCAATGCCGAGGCGACCTTGAAGGCTATCGTGCAACACAGTGCAACCGCTTTGTATGGGGTGCCGACGATGTTCCTCGCAGAGCTTGAGCTCATATCGAAAGGGTATATCTTTATGCATGTATTACATACTGGTTTCACTCGCTAAACTTGTGGTAGTCTCTTTACAGCGTCGAACTTTGGCACTTTGCGCACAGGCGTTATTGGAGGGAGTCCGATCCCTCCGGCCCTGAGGTTGCAGCTCCATGAGAAAATGAACCTCTCGGGACTGACCAATTGCTATGGACTGACAGAGTCTTCCCCTATTGTCGTTCAAACAGATGTGCACGACACGCTGGACACAAAAATGAGCTCTGTGGGCCGGGTACTCCCCCATTCAGCGATCCGGATCGCAGCGCGGGATAACCCTTGTCAAACACTATATCGTGGCGAGAAGGGAGAGATACAGATTGCAGGATACGCAGTCATGCATGGCTACTGGGAGTCCGAGGAGGAAACCAGGAAGGCGGTGATACAAGTCGGGGACACAAGCTGGCTGCGAACCGGGGACGAGGGGCTCATGGCGTCGGACGGGACAATCCAGATTACCGGCCGCATCAAGGACATCATCATTCGGGGTGGGGAGAACATCTACCCGGCCGAGATTGAGGATTGTCTGTTGAAGCACGAGCAAGTCTCGTGCGCGAGTGTTGTCGGGTTGCCGGATCCTCGCTATGGGGAGACGATTGCCGCGTTCATCCAGCATCGGGAGGGAGTGACGGTGTGTATCGGCGATCACGACAAGGATTTCAGCGCCGACTTACGAGCTACTGCAACCGTGTCCAGCACAACATCCACCTTGACGGCGGGCCAAATCCGAGACTGGGTCCGAGACACGCTGGGAAAGAGTCTTGTTCCGCGGCATGTGTTCTGGGTGTCCAGCATGCCTCTGACCACCAGCGGCAAGATTGAGAAGTTCAGGTTACAGGAGATGGGAGTGATCCATCTGAATAGCCGACGTTGATCCCACATTGCTTCATGTTTTGGTGTCTTCCAGTTCATACCGGCAGCCGGGCTCTGTGTCCCCATCGGTCCGGTAGCAGGGCCGGTTGTATCCCCCATCTTTTGTACATAAAGATCATACGTATTACCTGATATCCCTCTTGAAATGTAATCACGCCTGCTTCGTATCAGAACATGACTCTCTCCGCTCTAGCTCTGCCTGTTGCAGCGCACATTGCGCTCGTGGCGCTGACCTTATGCTTGACCCTGAAGCAGTCGCTGTGGCGTTTGGCCACAATTCCTGTCGTGTTCCTTTTAACACTGCAGGCATGCGGCGCGCTGGACTTCTTCGGCGACAATCAACTTGTTAATCCCATGACAGCAGGCTACATTATTGTCTTCGCAATCCACCATGTCCAGCTCCTCTTTTTGGCCCCGATTGGCGATTCCGACATCCGCCGAGATATCGCTGCCAGGACACAGCAGCCTGCGAACGACATCACTGTTGGACAGCGACTAAAGGCAATTCTGTATCTCATGTCTACTCCCCGCGGGGTCGATACGCCATATGAGTCCAAAGGCGTACAATATCCTTCGGGTCGAACCGCCTCCTCGCGACTGCGCTTTCTCGTCTGGAACATGGCTGTGATTACGTTTCAATACTTGATGATCGATCTTGTCACTCACGAACCACCGCCACCGGAAGACATTGAGCGCATGTTCGGCCCTGGGCAAGAGTTCCTTCTGTTTCGTCCTCGCGACATACCAGCCCCCACAACCGCCGACGTCGGAATCCATCTCGGAGTCGCATTAATGGCCTGGGGACCCATGGGAGCGTGCTTTATTAGCATCTTCTACCGCATCGTGGCTGTTATATCTGTCGCCTTTGGAGTTTCCGGCCCTCGTCAGTGGCCTTCCTTGTTTGGCTCTGTGACTGATGCATACACCATACGGAGGTTCTGGGGGTAAGAGCCTCCTCGTCCCAAGTTCCTTGCTCGCTTCTCCTCTAATTCAAATTGACAGTCGCTACTGGCATCAGCTACTCCGCCAACCTTTCCAGGGAACCACAAAGTTCATCTGTCGCGATATTTTCCACCTGCCCTACCCATCCAGTCTGGCACGGTATCTCAACAtaatcctcgtcttcttctgttccGCCCTAATGCACGCCTGCATCGACGCCAAAGGCGGAATCGGATTCAACCTCACCGGCGCTTGGGCCTGTTTCCTCCTACAGCCTGTCGGAATCATCGTAGAGGACATCGCCGAGGCCCTCTACGCAAGACTTTTCGGAGAACTACGTAGACCGACACCGTTCTGGGTCCGTATGGTTGGGTATATGTGGGTCTGGGCCTttctggctttggtggctcCGCTGTATAACTTCCCGTTGATGCGGCATCAAGTTCCGGCGAGGAATGGTGTTCCTTTCTCGGTTATCAGATTACTTCGTTTACACTTTGAGGCCGAGACAATCTAGGGCCCTGGCTATAACTGGATAGTATTACACAGATGCCACCAATTTGAGTTTCTGTGACTACATTGAGCTACAGGCAATGCGAGTCTTGAACGTTTCTCTAACTCGATGCGTCGTTTTCGAGAGTAAGAGGATAAACCCTAAGATGCACTGTTTAGGCCGAGTATCATCTACATAACATAGATCAAGATCGTTGCAAAACCTGCATACACATTGAGTCCCACTTTTGACAGAGAACTCCAGTCTCTGCAACCGTAATTGGTTATCCTACACATTTGACCAACAGATTGGCTGAATTGCATGGACAACGGGCCGATCGGTTTATCAAGGTCACTGAAACTCGCCCAGGGTCCCCATCGCCCCGGAGGGGTCTCCACTCACTGTCGAGACAGTTTTATACTTCTTTCTTCTGTATTACCATCCAATATATCCTTCCATGGTAAATTCGTGTTTCCACAATGTCGGAAACGCACGGTGATTACCAGAAGGTGATCTATACCAATGGAATGCACCATAACCTGCGACCTGGGGTCACAACCGATCCTCGACGCCTTGAGGCACAGGCGCGCCAAACATTAAACAAAAAGTCGTTTGATTATATCAgaggcggcgctggaggaaaATCTACGATGGCCAGGAACCGGTCGGCATTTGACCAGTGGACGCTGTGAGTTTCCCTAAACCTGGATTTTCAATACGTGCTGAACCGGATTTAGAATCCCCAGAATGCTTACCACTGTCAGTGTATCCGCTCTTGCTCCTCGAGTCAATCCATCCTGATATAGAGACCATAGTCAACTGCAGACATGTCAACGACCCTCTTTGGTCAAAAGTACCGATCGCCCATCCTCATGGCACCTATTGGGGTTCAGTCCCTGGCGCATCCAGACAAGGAGCCAGGCCTGGCAGAAGTGTGCTCTGAGCTAGATATTCCATATATCATGAGCTCAGCGGCGAACAGTTCATTTGAGGAGGTAGCAACAGCTAGCGGTCCAGGCAAAAGATGGTATCAGTTGTACTGGCCCAAGGATAACGAGATTACTCTGTCATTACTTGAGCGCGCGCGACAGAATGGGTTCGACGCACTTGTGGTTACTCTGGATACGTGGTCTTTGGCCTGGTGAGTGAGCTATTCTGAGGGATTCTTTGGAACTAACAAAATGCAGGCGACCAGCCGATCTCGATAATGGATTCCTGCCATTCCTTGCGGGAAATGGCACAGAATTCGGTCTTTCGGATCATGTGTTCCAAGCAAAGTACAAGGGGAAAACGGGCTCCACCGTGCACGAAGACATTGCCGGGGCATCGACAGAATGGATGGCCCAGATCGTTGGGAGAAATCATACATGGGATGAAGTGGCCTTTCTCCGAAAGGCATGGTCGGGGCCTTTGATCCTCAAAGGAATTCAGCATGTGCAAGATGCAAAGGCTGCCCTTACTCATGGCTGTGACGGGATTGTCGTTTCCAATCATGGAGGTAGGTTTATCTCGATTCATCTTTCCGCATTCGGAGAGATGACTGACTATCGGCGGCTTCCAGGCAGGCAGCTAGATGGAGCCATTGGGTCGCTTGATGTCCTCCCAGAAATTGTTGAAGCAGTCGGATCTGAGATGACAGTTCTCTTCGACTCTGGAATCCGGACAGGCTCGGACATTATCAAAGCCCTGGCCTTGGGAGCTCACGCTATCCTGGTAGGGAGACCAGTGATGTACGGATATGCCGTGAATGGCAAGCCAGGCGCAAAGGCTGTGCTACAAGGGCTACTGGCGGATCTCCATTTGAGTATGGCCACCGCGGGAATACCCTCGATCGGTGCTTGTAACCGAGAGGTATTGCGGAAGACGCCATTGGGGAAAGACGCGAAGCTCTAGCAGAACGATAAATTACAGATTGTATGCTTCTTTTCTGATAGCTAAACAATATAGACGTGTCCAGAAATGGAAAGCATCCTACAGGGTCCCGGCCGTGGAATCGAGGAGGTATTGCGGTCAAAGGGAGCTACACTACATATCTCAAAAGCGCGGTTTGATCGTTGTGTATAAATGTAATATTCTTCATGTAGATCCAGAAAGACGTGTTATAACTGCGCATGGTACTTTCGAGGCCTAGCCTTGTGCTGCGGTGAAGAGTATCCTCATTCCTGCTTGGTCTCTGCCATGAGCAGTTCCAAATCCTCCGCAAGAATCTGCTGTACGATGCCCGCGGCGGCAGTGGATCCTAGTTTAATGATGGTTAGtcttccagtcttccagaAACTGCACACTAACAAGGGGGCTCACCACTACTGGCTGCATTGGCAGCCGCCTTGAGGGGGGTCGCCGCATCACCCGCGACGAAGATTCCGCGCACCGAAGTTGAAAAGGTCTGGTCAACGACCTTGATGTTAGGGCCGAGCATCGGGTTGTCCTCGATTTCCACTCCCAGTTTAGCGATGATGTCGGCACCCGCCAGGACTGTAGATGGCTTGTGTCCCAGGTAACCCATCTTGCATTCTTTGCCTCCCTCGAGCACCACCGTCACCCCAACGTCTGGCGCTTGCGCAGGGACGAGCTTCACAAGCTTTCCAGTCTCGATGTTGCACTTCAATGCCTTGATCTGTGATAATGCCGTTTGCATGGCCTCGGCTTCGGGAACAGGCCCGTCGGTGAAAAGAGTGGGGGGTCCAGATGTTGGAGTCGTGATTAGGTTCATCATCTGTACCATGTGCGTGTACATTGGCGAGGGGAATGTCAAGATTCCTCCAGGGAGGTGGGAGCGCTCATGTCCGTCGCAAAACAGACATTGGAAGCTgtatgaaaaaaaaaacctcGTGGTTAGTCTGCTGCTCGATTGTGGCTGGAGTTTGTTCTGATGACTTACACGTTGTGAGGCCAATTCTCCCTGTAGCCTTCGATATCCGGCAACGTCTCTATTGAGCCCATGGCTAAAGCCAGTTTGCGACCTTTCCACGCTTTGCCATCCTTTGATGTGACGGTGAAGGAAGTCGGAGGCCCGGATTCTGTCTTCTCCATGGCCACTATGTCAGCCTCGATAAAGTCAACCGTTCCATatttcttgatctgctcaGTCGTTATTTGGCGGAACTCCTCTGGGGCTATCCCATCACGCGAGATAAAGTTGTGCATCTCATGAGCTCCCTCGTTGCGGAAGCCAGCACCGCCTGGTTTGGTGAAGATCGCGGCGCGTCGGTGGGTGCGACTCAGCCCAAGGGCGACCGAGAGGCCACCGGGGCCAGAGCCCACGATCAACGCGTCGTATGTTGTCTCGGATGTGGTCGTCATTGTCTGTAGAATTGGCAGGAAGCTGGGAACTATGCAAGTAGATTGTGCCTTTCCCTATGCCGTTTATCAACGCTTGCTCGTAGTTCTACAATTCGCTCCCAAGGTCCCTAGAGGAGCCCTATAcctctcccctccttctccccgaGTAGGCCGACCGGCCCGCATGGCTCTGCCTTTTCTCACTCGCTCCTTGTTGCTGAACTCGGGCTCGGAGGGTAGAATTATGGGTCTCTCTAGGATAAGCCTCTTCCACACAAAGTGTGATGTTGACGATATAGTTTCCTTGATTATTTCAAGAGACTGTGCTCTATCAATGCATACTACCTTCTGCGATGTGGCATTATCATTGAACAACACTCGTATTACGCAATGGAGCtgagccatctcctcatAGCTACCTGTCTTATAAGCCTCGTGGCGTTTATTCTGCTGTCGGGCAGACACTCTCGCGAAAACAAGGAACCTATCAATGTGCCTGGACACCCAATCTTTGGGCATGTGTCCGGAATTATCCGCCATGGAACGACGTATCCTGTTCTATTAGGGTGAGTTCGGAACTTGGGGGTAAGCTTTACAGCCACTGACACTAAGACTCGCTCTACAGGCAACAGAACAATCACCCACCGATCTACGCAATACGCATGTTCGGCCAACGAATCTATACAGTCAGCTCACCAGGGCTCGCTAGTATTGTCATGAGAAAGCAGAAGCATCTCGACACCGAAACCCAGTTCATTATCACCGTCTTCCAGAATATGCTCGGGGCCGATAAGGCCGCAATGAGACTATTGCTATCGTCCACGAAGCCCGCCGCAAAGAAGGCGCGCACTCCATTCAGAGAGGAAATGAGATCAATCGAGCACAGGCTTCTGGCAGCTGGTGAGCCCATGGAAGCTTTTTATGAGAGCATGATAACAGAGGTCGGTCAGAAGATTGGCCCTTCTGGCCTCGATAATTCGGATACCGCGATACCTCTGATGCATCTACTTGAAGAAGCCCTTATCACAGCAGCAGGCTCGGCTCTCTATGGCAAGAACAATCCCTTTGCTGCGAACCCGAGCCTTGGGAAGGATTACTGGTATGTTATCTTGAGATGGTTCGCGTGTATTGGTAACTGATGGTCTTCTTATCAGGCTGTACGACTCGCAAATTTCGCTGTTTCTCCTTAACATTGTGCCAAAATACACCGTCCCAAAGGCCTTCAAGGCCCGAGAAAGGCTTGTCACTGCATTCAGCGCATATCACGTcaggggaggggagaaggATATGTCGGATATTGTTCGCCAACGGTGTGAGGTTGCTTGCAGATACGGCTGCTCCGACGACTACCTGGGGCGATCCGAAGTGGAACTGCTCAACGGTCTGCTAAGCAACATGGTTCCAACAGTATTCTGGATGCTGGTTCATATCATCCTAGATTCTGGATTAGCAGAACGAGTGAGCAGCGAAGTCGACAATTTTGTTCAAAAACCCGACCTGGAGGCATTAATCCTCGCTCCAGGCGAGATTCGGAAAGGGTGTCCAGTTCTCGTCGCGACTTATCAGGAAGCTCTACGTCTATACTCGTCCTCCGCCCGAGCCTACCAAGTGATGGAGGACTTTATGCTCACCGATGACTGTCTCTTGAAGAAAAACAGCATCATCACTATCCCAGCCGAGACAATTCACCGCAATCCTAAAAACTGGGGATCCGACGCACTGGAATTCAATGTTGACCGCTGGTTCAAGTCAGATCGAACGCTGAATTCTTCGGCGTGGGTACCATTCGGTGGAGGCTCTTCAATTTGTCCCGGTCGcttttttgtctttgatATGATATTGAGTACGGTTATTGTGATACTTCATGGCTATGACGTAGAGACCCCGGAGACCAAACAACCACCAGGAAAGAAGACTCGCGTTATGTCTGGTATCCGCATTCCTACAGACGACGTTCATGTTGTCGCGACGAAGAAGCGTCAAGGAAAAGCCAGGAAATGGCTaatcaaaaagaaaaccaagcAGTCTAACTAGATTCAATTCAATTTAATTTAATTCAAGTTTATTATCACAGCGGGTCTTATTTAGTACAGGTTTGGGTACCCCTAGATTAGTAGTACATAGTGTTTCCTAGTATCTAGAAgttatattctttaataatataaagttattacCTACTAAGTAGGACTCTAGATAAATTTAGGGCTGATCAGGGTATAACTAATTCTGCTTAATTATCTAAGTTTCTAAGTTAGGAATATATCAGCCCCGGCTATTTTAATAGTAGGTAGTGTTATGGGCAAGGCCCGAAGCGAGCTAGTTGCGTACTAGATACACGATGGAatagctgaagaaccaggaTACAGGGGCTGTTGGAGTTCTGACATGGCCAACAGGGATTAACAC
This sequence is a window from Aspergillus puulaauensis MK2 DNA, chromosome 6, nearly complete sequence. Protein-coding genes within it:
- a CDS encoding NAD(P)/FAD-dependent oxidoreductase (COG:O;~EggNog:ENOG410PWCP;~InterPro:IPR036188,IPR023753;~SMCOG1176:alkyl hydroperoxide reductase subunit;~antiSMASH:Cluster_6.7;~go_function: GO:0016491 - oxidoreductase activity [Evidence IEA];~go_process: GO:0055114 - oxidation-reduction process [Evidence IEA]); translation: MTTTSETTYDALIVGSGPGGLSVALGLSRTHRRAAIFTKPGGAGFRNEGAHEMHNFISRDGIAPEEFRQITTEQIKKYGTVDFIEADIVAMEKTESGPPTSFTVTSKDGKAWKGRKLALAMGSIETLPDIEGYRENWPHNVFQCLFCDGHERSHLPGGILTFPSPMYTHMVQMMNLITTPTSGPPTLFTDGPVPEAEAMQTALSQIKALKCNIETGKLVKLVPAQAPDVGVTVVLEGGKECKMGYLGHKPSTVLAGADIIAKLGVEIEDNPMLGPNIKVVDQTFSTSVRGIFVAGDAATPLKAAANAASSGSTAAAGIVQQILAEDLELLMAETKQE
- a CDS encoding aldo/keto reductase (COG:C;~EggNog:ENOG410PFM7;~InterPro:IPR023210,IPR036812;~PFAM:PF00248;~SMCOG1039:aldo/keto reductase family oxidoreductase;~antiSMASH:Cluster_6.7), which gives rise to MAPFEVVPERVRQAITDTKVTYRRVGGLVISNPIMGCMGIGSSGWWDWVLDEEPALELLQYAFSRGINTWDTANVYSNGCSEEIIGKAMRQYQIPRRKLVIMTKVGRIMADENNKNDVVAFMSNLGVDCKDYTNRGGLSRKAIFYEVNESLRRLGTDYIDVLQIHRFDPNTPPEETMKALHDLVTMGKVHYIGASSMWAHELARLQFIAERNGWTKFVCMQNHYNLLYREEEREMNRFCRQHEIGLIPWAPIASGLLACRSDEYGKTRRTASESKNPRFQYVETDRDREIINRVATVAQRRGWSMTDVSLAWLNRRVTAPVLGFTSTARIDEALAARGKALTDEEEAFLEEPYTAKRIMGHL
- a CDS encoding uncharacterized protein (COG:C;~EggNog:ENOG410PG98;~InterPro:IPR012133,IPR037396,IPR008259,IPR013785, IPR000262;~PFAM:PF01070;~antiSMASH:Cluster_6.7;~go_function: GO:0003824 - catalytic activity [Evidence IEA];~go_function: GO:0010181 - FMN binding [Evidence IEA];~go_function: GO:0016491 - oxidoreductase activity [Evidence IEA];~go_process: GO:0055114 - oxidation-reduction process [Evidence IEA]), whose amino-acid sequence is MSTTLFGQKYRSPILMAPIGVQSLAHPDKEPGLAEVCSELDIPYIMSSAANSSFEEVATASGPGKRWYQLYWPKDNEITLSLLERARQNGFDALVVTLDTWSLAWRPADLDNGFLPFLAGNGTEFGLSDHVFQAKYKGKTGSTVHEDIAGASTEWMAQIVGRNHTWDEVAFLRKAWSGPLILKGIQHVQDAKAALTHGCDGIVVSNHGGRQLDGAIGSLDVLPEIVEAVGSEMTVLFDSGIRTGSDIIKALALGAHAILVGRPVMYGYAVNGKPGAKAVLQGLLADLHLSMATAGIPSIGACNREVLRKTPLGKDAKL
- a CDS encoding putative NRPS-like protein biosynthetic cluster (COG:I;~EggNog:ENOG410PIIB;~InterPro:IPR000873,IPR020845,IPR042099,IPR025110;~PFAM:PF00501,PF13193;~SMCOG1002:AMP-dependent synthetase and ligase;~antiSMASH:Cluster_6.7); its protein translation is MTIDVPLRAESWGPTTVSLLHQTVGENFSRQVKRSPGRIAIVAGTRRVSYQELDELSDALAQGFLTLGLRRSDRVAVSLGNCIEYGVILYACLKIGAIVVPLNPAYTLAQLTSALDHVSASLLVLSTEITLPYRNPKATAPLVSQLLDHISPSSSLQHLLLLDNSDGRSDIPFFESTVDYEVLLEQHLGTKLLQQHGLDAGNVATIQFTSGTTSKPKAVCLTHRNILNNACLVGQGMCLTENDVICCPPPLYHCFGLVLGLLAAMTHGASLLFPSESFNAEATLKAIVQHSATALYGVPTMFLAELELISKGLFTASNFGTLRTGVIGGSPIPPALRLQLHEKMNLSGLTNCYGLTESSPIVVQTDVHDTLDTKMSSVGRVLPHSAIRIAARDNPCQTLYRGEKGEIQIAGYAVMHGYWESEEETRKAVIQVGDTSWLRTGDEGLMASDGTIQITGRIKDIIIRGGENIYPAEIEDCLLKHEQVSCASVVGLPDPRYGETIAAFIQHREGVTVCIGDHDKDFSADLRATATVSSTTSTLTAGQIRDWVRDTLGKSLVPRHVFWVSSMPLTTSGKIEKFRLQEMGVIHLNSRR
- a CDS encoding wax synthase family protein (COG:S;~EggNog:ENOG410PHD3;~InterPro:IPR032805;~PFAM:PF13813;~TransMembrane:8 (o6-25i32-52o64-82i142-159o208-233i291-308o314-334i355-376o);~antiSMASH:Cluster_6.7); its protein translation is MTLSALALPVAAHIALVALTLCLTLKQSLWRLATIPVVFLLTLQACGALDFFGDNQLVNPMTAGYIIVFAIHHVQLLFLAPIGDSDIRRDIAARTQQPANDITVGQRLKAILYLMSTPRGVDTPYESKGVQYPSGRTASSRLRFLVWNMAVITFQYLMIDLVTHEPPPPEDIERMFGPGQEFLLFRPRDIPAPTTADVGIHLGVALMAWGPMGACFISIFYRIVAVISVAFGVSGPRQWPSLFGSVTDAYTIRRFWGRYWHQLLRQPFQGTTKFICRDIFHLPYPSSLARYLNIILVFFCSALMHACIDAKGGIGFNLTGAWACFLLQPVGIIVEDIAEALYARLFGELRRPTPFWVRMVGYMWVWAFLALVAPLYNFPLMRHQVPARNGVPFSVIRLLRLHFEAETI
- a CDS encoding uncharacterized protein (COG:C;~EggNog:ENOG410PG98;~InterPro:IPR000262,IPR013785;~antiSMASH:Cluster_6.7;~go_function: GO:0003824 - catalytic activity [Evidence IEA];~go_function: GO:0016491 - oxidoreductase activity [Evidence IEA]); the protein is MSETHGDYQKVIYTNGMHHNLRPGVTTDPRRLEAQARQTLNKKSFDYIRGGAGGKSTMARNRSAFDQWTLIPRMLTTVSVSALAPRVNPS
- a CDS encoding cytochrome P450 (COG:Q;~EggNog:ENOG410PIDJ;~InterPro:IPR001128,IPR002403,IPR036396;~PFAM:PF00067;~SECRETED:SignalP(1-26);~SMCOG1034:cytochrome P450;~antiSMASH:Cluster_6.7;~go_function: GO:0004497 - monooxygenase activity [Evidence IEA];~go_function: GO:0005506 - iron ion binding [Evidence IEA];~go_function: GO:0016705 - oxidoreductase activity, acting on paired donors, with incorporation or reduction of molecular oxygen [Evidence IEA];~go_function: GO:0020037 - heme binding [Evidence IEA];~go_process: GO:0055114 - oxidation-reduction process [Evidence IEA]), which encodes MELSHLLIATCLISLVAFILLSGRHSRENKEPINVPGHPIFGHVSGIIRHGTTYPVLLGQQNNHPPIYAIRMFGQRIYTVSSPGLASIVMRKQKHLDTETQFIITVFQNMLGADKAAMRLLLSSTKPAAKKARTPFREEMRSIEHRLLAAGEPMEAFYESMITEVGQKIGPSGLDNSDTAIPLMHLLEEALITAAGSALYGKNNPFAANPSLGKDYWLYDSQISLFLLNIVPKYTVPKAFKARERLVTAFSAYHVRGGEKDMSDIVRQRCEVACRYGCSDDYLGRSEVELLNGLLSNMVPTVFWMLVHIILDSGLAERVSSEVDNFVQKPDLEALILAPGEIRKGCPVLVATYQEALRLYSSSARAYQVMEDFMLTDDCLLKKNSIITIPAETIHRNPKNWGSDALEFNVDRWFKSDRTLNSSAWVPFGGGSSICPGRFFVFDMILSTVIVILHGYDVETPETKQPPGKKTRVMSGIRIPTDDVHVVATKKRQGKARKWLIKKKTKQSN